In the Streptomyces sp. BHT-5-2 genome, one interval contains:
- a CDS encoding WXG100 family type VII secretion target, translating into MAHEHFSIHPEPVTALGKDFTASADHLDNRISSFASRAENVDDAFGVMSESTETLSQYVEMTRHTVTALRQLRTGLQHYAEGLQRTVATYQASDTAQAQQFGGK; encoded by the coding sequence TTGGCGCATGAGCATTTTTCGATCCATCCCGAGCCGGTCACGGCTCTCGGCAAGGATTTCACTGCCTCCGCCGACCATCTCGACAACCGCATCAGCTCTTTCGCCTCACGCGCGGAGAACGTGGACGATGCCTTCGGCGTGATGTCCGAGTCCACCGAGACCCTGTCCCAGTACGTGGAGATGACCCGCCACACCGTGACCGCCCTGCGGCAGTTACGCACCGGGCTGCAGCACTACGCCGAGGGCCTGCAGCGCACCGTCGCCACGTACCAGGCGTCGGATACCGCGCAGGCGCAGCAGTTCGGGGGGAAGTGA